TACCTCGACACCGTCTACCGGCCGGGCTGGCCGCTGGAGCAGTACGGGGAGGCCGCGCTCGAACGGGAGGAGGAGTTCGGTACGGGCGGCCTGGGGACGGGCGAGCTCGCGGCGCCCGTCTGAGCCGGCCTCCGCGCTCCGGCGCCGGAGCGGTCCCGGTCCGGCGCCGGACACCTGCCCGCCGGATACTGGTGGGCGTCGCCGTGACGACGCGATACCGACGGGTAGGTTCCGGACATGGCATCCAGCACGCACGAAGTGACCAATCAGGCTCCGCCCCTGGTGGACTACGACGTCTTCGCCGCCGACAGGGTCCTGACGGAGGCGGTCGAGCGGCATCTGGCGCCGGAGACGCTGGAGGAGGCGCGGAGCGAGCTGTCCGGCTTCGGCCGTACGGCCGGCTCCGCGCAGGTGCAGGAGTGGGGGCGGCTCGCGAACGAGAACCCGCCGAAGCTGCGGGCGTACGACCGGTACGGGAACCGGGTGGACGAGGTCGAGTTCCATCCGTCCTGGCACCGGCTGCTCGGCAAGGGGGTCTCGGCGGGGCTGACGGCGGCCTGGACACGGCCCGGCGGTCACGTGCGGCGGGCGGCGGCGTTCGTCGTGTGGACCCAGGTCGAGGCCGGCAACGGCTGCCCGCTGTCCATGACCCACGCGGCGGTGCCCGCCCTGCGGACGGACCCCGCGCTCGCCGCGGAGTGGGAGCCGCGGCTGACGTCGCGGCTCTACGACTGGGACATGCGCCCCGCCGACCGCAAGGCCGGCGCCCTCTTCGGGATGGGCATGACCGAGAAGCAGGGCGGCAGCGACGTACGCGCCAACACCAGCGCGGCGCGGCCGCTGGCCGAGGACGGGACGTACGAGCTGACGGGCCACAAGTGGTTCTGCTCGGCGCCGATGTCGGACGGGTTCCTGGTGCTGGCACGGGCTCCGGGCGGGCTGACGTGCTTCCTGGTGCCCCGGGTGCTGGCGGACGGCTCGCGGAACGTGTTCCGCATCCAGCGGCTGAAGGAGAAGCTGGGCAACCGGTCCAACGCCTCCGCCGAGGTCGAGTTCGACGGGACGTGGGCGCGCCGCGTCGGGGACGAGGGGCGCGGCGTGCGCACGATCATCGGGATGGTGGCGGCCACCCGGCTGGACTGCGCGCTGGGCGCGGCCTCGTTGATGCGGCAGGCGGTGGCGCAGGCGGTGCATCACTGCACGTACCGGGAGGCGTTCGGCGGGCGGCTGGTCGACAAGCCGCTGATGCGGAACGTGCTGGCCGATCTGGCGCTGGAGTCCGAGGCGGCGACGACGCTGGCGATGCGGCTGGCCTCGGCGTACGACGCGGCCGAGGCGGGCGACGAGAACGAACGCTCGTTCCTGCGGCTCGCGGTCCCGGTCGCCAAGTACTGGGTCACCAAGCGCTGCGCCCCGCTCGTGGTGGAGGCCTCCGAGTGCCTGGGCGGGAACGGCTACGTCGAGGAGTCGGGCATGCCACGCCTGCTGCGCGAGTCTCCGCTCAACTCCATCTGGGAGGGCGCCGGGAACGTACAGGCGCTCGATGTGCTGCGCGCCCTGCAGCGCGAACCGGGGGCCCTCGACGCCTACTTGCGGGAGGTGGGCCGGGCACGCGGCGCCGACCACCGTCTCGACGGCGCGATCAGGGCGCTACTGACCGAACTCGCCGATCTGGCCGGCGTCGAGGCCCGCGCGCGCCGGCTCGTGGAACGGCTCGCGCTCGTCCTCCAGGGCGCGCTGCTCACGCGGTACGCGCCCCCTGCGGTCGCCGACGCCTTCTGCGCCTCCCGGCTCGGCGGCGACTGGGGCACGGCCTTCGGCACACTGCCGCACACCCTGGATCTGGCCTCGGTGGTGGAACGGGCACGTCCCGTCAGCTGAGCCGCAGCCGTACGGGGGACGTCCCTCCGCGCGGTGGGTGCCCGCTCTTTCGAGTGGTGCGACCGGGCCGTCCGGCACGGGGGTGGCGCTGCGCCGACACGGCACCACCCCCGCTTCTGTGGCCCCTCGGAGCGGAGCGCGGACGCCGCACCGGGCGACGTTGAACAAGTTTCAAGGAGCACGGGCCGGTCCGCCAGGGTTGCAGGGGGTTGCAAGTCGTCCGCGCTCTGTGGCCGGAGGCCGCCCCTCCGTGGCCGAAGAACGGCACACTAGGAGACCCGCAGTCGACGCCGTCGCGCGGATCCGGACTTCCACGGCCACCAGGGGCCGTGGGGCGGACCGGCCGGCCGGGGAGGAACGTGTGCCGCACTCGCCGATGGAAGTCACGCGGCTGACCGCCACGGACGCCGCCCGAGCCGCCCGGGTCCTCGGCGAGGTACGCGCCTCCACTCTCGACGGGCGGCCCTCGAAACCCGCCCCGCGCCCCGCGATCCGGGAGTCCTGGGGCCGCGCGGTGCGCGGCGGCGTCGACCCCGACCACGACTTCCGGTCCGACCTCCTCGGCCGGGACGAGGTCGAGCGCCGTCGTCGGACCTCGCGGCTGCGCCATGTCCTGCCGGTGCTCCGCGAGGGGCTGCTGTCGCTGGCGGACACCACGCAGCACATCATGATGGTCGCGGACGCGGACGCCCGGGTGCTGTGGCGGGAGGGCAGTACGGCCGTCCTCCGCAAGGCCGACGGGCACGGGCTCGGAATCGGCTCGGACTGGCGCGAGGAGACCGTCGGCACGAACGGCGTCGGCACGCCCCTGGTCTCCCGCCGCGCCGTGCAGGTGTTCTCCGCCGAGCACTTCGTGCGCGCCCTGCACCCCTGGACCTGCACCGGCGCCCCCATCGTCGATCCGCGCGACGGCCGTCTCCTCGGCGCGGTCGACATCAGCGGCCCCCTGGAGACGCTGCACCCCTCCACGCTCGCGCTCGTCGACTCGGTGGCCAAACTCGCCCAGGCCCACCTCCGGGAGCTGCACCTCACCTCGCTCGAACAGCTGCGCGCGGTGGCGGCCCCGGTGCTCGCCCGGGTCGGCGGCCGCGCGATCGCCGTCGACCGGGACGGCTGGACCGCCGCGGTCACCGGCATGCCGTACACCAGCCGGGTCGCCCTGCCCAAGTCCCTCTCCCCCGGCCGCTGTCTGCTGCCCGCGTTCGGCCCGTGCACCGTCGAGCCGCTGCCCGCGGGCTGGCTGATACGCCCGGTGGCGGAGCCCGCGTCCGCCCCGACCGCCACGCACATCACCCTCGACGTCTCCCACCCGCGCGGCTGGACCGTCACCGTCGCCGGCTTCACGGGCTCCTGGACCCATGAACTCACCCCCCGCCACGCCGAACTCCTGTACCTGCTCGCCCTCCACCGGGGTGGGCGCAGCGCCTCCGCGCTCGCCGACGACATGTTCGGCGACCCCGCGCGCACCGTCACGGTCCGTGCCGAGATGTCCCGTGTACGCCGCTATCTCGGCGCCTACCTCGACCACCGGCCGTACCGTTTCACCGAGCGCGCCGACGTCGAAGTCCTGCTCCCGGAGACCCCGTTGGACCTGCTGCCGCACTCGGTGGCGCCGGGGGTGGTGCGCGCGCGGGGTGGTGCGCCGGGTGGCCTCCTCGGGACGGACGGGTCTTCGGGGCACGAGCGGGCCGGGCCGAACCTCTGAGCCCACGCCGAACATCTCAACCTCGTACCGGTGAACGGATCATGGCGTCGAGGTGAGGGATCTCCCGGTATTTCCCGGGACCTCGGCGTGACACGTGTCCCACTGGCGTAGCATCGCTGCCAGGCCGCCCCACCTGCCTCTCCGTCAAGATCTTGTTTTCGCTGGGCAGTTGGCCTTCCCCGGGAGGTTTTATGAAGCACCGCGGCAGGCACCGCCGACGCAGAAGGGGGCGTGCGCTGCGCGCGTCCCTGGCGGGGACCGCGCTGGCGCTCACGGCGGCGGCCACCCTGATCAGCACGTCGCAGGCGGCGGGCGCCGGGACGCCGGGCGCCCTCTCCTCGATCACCTCGGCCGGTGAGCTGCGCGCGCTCCAGCTCCGGGAGACCCTGACCGACAGGGCCGGGCTGCGGACCCTCGCCGACGAAATGGGCGGCGGGGTCGGTCTCGACGAGGTGCTGGGCAGCACGAACCACGCGATGCGCGCCGAGGCCGACTGTTTCAGCACCGAGAAGGACAATCTCCCCGTCGAGCCGGCCGCCGCCCGGGCGTACTGCTGGGAACCCGGTGACGCGGTCGACGACAGGTGGGTCCCCCGCTCGGTCACCACGTCCCGCGACAACCGGGTCATCGCGTCCGGCTGGTCGCACAGCGGCGCCGGGAGCGGCACACCCGACGGCACCGTCTCCGCCGGCGCCGACGACGAGGGGCTCGCCAGGGTCGCGTTCGTCGACGCCAGTGACCCGTCGAACCTCAGGTACCGGTGGGTGCTGCTGGTCGTGCCGACGGCCGGCGAGCGGGGCTTCGACGGTCTGCGCGCCCGGCTCGGCGGTATGGCCTGGTACGACGACAAGCTGATCGTCACCGCGCGGGGACCGCGGAGCCGGGGCGGGCAGGACGACTCCCTGTACGTGTTCGACCTGGCCCGTTTCCTGCGCGCCGACGTGACCGACAGCGAGGCGATCGGCAGGTCCGGCGACGGCTGGTCGGCCCACCACTACCGGTACGCGCTGCCGGCGGTCGCCTCCTACACCCCGCCGACGGGCGGCGGCTGTGATCCGCGGGACGACGACGGGGTGCCCTGCCTGGGCTCTCTCTCCCTCGACCGGACGTCGACCCCGCCGAGCGTCGTCGCGAGCGAGCGGTCCCGGCCGGGCGGCGAGCGGCCCGCCCGCGTCTGGCGCTACGCCCTCGACTTCACCGCCGACCGCACCGGACTGCTCACCACCACGGGCCGCCGGAGCGACGTCGTCGCCACCGAGGCGTACGAGACGGAGGCCTCCGGTGTCGGGGGTGTCCTCTCCCACCAGGGGAACTGGTATGTCGACCAGGCCGCCGAGGAGCGCGAGAACCGCGGCACGCTCTGGCGGCAGGACGAGGACGGCGCCGAGGCCGCCAAGTGCGCGGACGAGGCCGACGAGAAGCCGGGCGTCCGCTCGTACGGCTGCTGGGGACGGCACACCGCCTCTCTCTCCTACTCACCGGAGACCGACGAGGTCTGGACGCTCACCGACCCCATCCCCGAGCGGGTCCTGTACGCGGTGAGACTGTCGGACGTCGACGGCACGCTCGACTAGGACCGGGGACCCGGCCCGACCTTGGAGGCGGGTCGGGTCGCGTGATTCCCTGGGCCCATGAGCAGCAGTCCCGT
The DNA window shown above is from Streptomyces akebiae and carries:
- a CDS encoding helix-turn-helix domain-containing protein, whose product is MEVTRLTATDAARAARVLGEVRASTLDGRPSKPAPRPAIRESWGRAVRGGVDPDHDFRSDLLGRDEVERRRRTSRLRHVLPVLREGLLSLADTTQHIMMVADADARVLWREGSTAVLRKADGHGLGIGSDWREETVGTNGVGTPLVSRRAVQVFSAEHFVRALHPWTCTGAPIVDPRDGRLLGAVDISGPLETLHPSTLALVDSVAKLAQAHLRELHLTSLEQLRAVAAPVLARVGGRAIAVDRDGWTAAVTGMPYTSRVALPKSLSPGRCLLPAFGPCTVEPLPAGWLIRPVAEPASAPTATHITLDVSHPRGWTVTVAGFTGSWTHELTPRHAELLYLLALHRGGRSASALADDMFGDPARTVTVRAEMSRVRRYLGAYLDHRPYRFTERADVEVLLPETPLDLLPHSVAPGVVRARGGAPGGLLGTDGSSGHERAGPNL
- a CDS encoding acyl-CoA dehydrogenase family protein, whose protein sequence is MASSTHEVTNQAPPLVDYDVFAADRVLTEAVERHLAPETLEEARSELSGFGRTAGSAQVQEWGRLANENPPKLRAYDRYGNRVDEVEFHPSWHRLLGKGVSAGLTAAWTRPGGHVRRAAAFVVWTQVEAGNGCPLSMTHAAVPALRTDPALAAEWEPRLTSRLYDWDMRPADRKAGALFGMGMTEKQGGSDVRANTSAARPLAEDGTYELTGHKWFCSAPMSDGFLVLARAPGGLTCFLVPRVLADGSRNVFRIQRLKEKLGNRSNASAEVEFDGTWARRVGDEGRGVRTIIGMVAATRLDCALGAASLMRQAVAQAVHHCTYREAFGGRLVDKPLMRNVLADLALESEAATTLAMRLASAYDAAEAGDENERSFLRLAVPVAKYWVTKRCAPLVVEASECLGGNGYVEESGMPRLLRESPLNSIWEGAGNVQALDVLRALQREPGALDAYLREVGRARGADHRLDGAIRALLTELADLAGVEARARRLVERLALVLQGALLTRYAPPAVADAFCASRLGGDWGTAFGTLPHTLDLASVVERARPVS